From Aythya fuligula isolate bAytFul2 chromosome 20, bAytFul2.pri, whole genome shotgun sequence, a single genomic window includes:
- the CPD gene encoding LOW QUALITY PROTEIN: carboxypeptidase D (The sequence of the model RefSeq protein was modified relative to this genomic sequence to represent the inferred CDS: inserted 2 bases in 1 codon) — protein sequence MAGAARGLHRALLWAALSVCLLPEPLRAAHIKKAEAAAAGGGGGGGGGVGGELRYLHAAELGQALRDLVAEAPPGLARLFSIGRSVEGRPLWVLRLTAGLPELPEARQDGEKKKKEEEEEEGEEEAXGGGALPGRPQVKLVGNMHGDEPLARPLLLRLAQELVRGWAGGDERLGRLLNTTDLYLLPSLNPDGFERAREGDCGGGGGGEGGGEPGGRENSRGRDLNRSFPDQFGSAQPDLEPVPEVRALIAWMRRNKFLLSGNLHGGSVVASYPYDDSPTHRPTGVYSKSADDEVFKYLAKAYASHHPIMRTGKPNCPGEEGETFQDGITNGAQWYDVEGGMQDYNYVWANCFEITLELSCCKYPPTSELQQEWENNRESLLTFIEKVHIGVKGFVRDAITGTGLENATIVVAGIAHNITAGKFGDYHRLLVPGTYNVTAVVMGYAPVTKENIEVKEGDATVVDFSLQPTVVAPDPNLTQFTATPAPPSTLTPSVAQAEPPATTSLHRAVQPVDFRHHHFSDMEIFLRRYANEYPSITRLYSVGKSVELRELYVMEISDNPGVHEAGEPEFKYIGNMHGNEVVGRELLLNLIEYLCKNFGTDPEVTDLVQNTRIHIMPSMNPDGYEKSQEGDRGGTVGRNNSNNYDLNRNFPDQFFQVTDPPQPETLAVMSWLKTYPFVLSANLHGGSLVVNYPFDDDEQGIAIYSKSPDDAVFQQLALSYSKENKKMYQGSPCKDLYPTEYFPHGITNGAQWYNVPGGMQDWNYLNTNCFEVTIELGCVKYPKAEELLKYWEQNRRSLLQFIKQVHRGIWGFVLDATDGRGILNATISVADINHPVTTYKDGDYWRLLVQGTYKVTASARGYDPVTKTVEVDSKGGVQVNFTLSRTDAKVEEGKVPVLNTPDTSDPNEKEFETLIKDLSAENGLERLLLASSGKVSPYRYRPYKDLSEFLRGLYLNYPHITNLTSLGQSVEFRQIWSLEISNKPNHSEPEEPKIRFVAGIHGNAPVGTELLLALAEFLCMNYKKNSAVTKLIDRTRIVIVPSLNPDGREVAQERGCTSKIGHANAHGRDLDTDFTSNYSRYSGTREPETKAIIENLILKQDFSLSVALDGGSLLVTYPFDKPAQTVENKETLKHLASVYANNHPLMHLGQPGCPNKSDENIPGGVIRGSEWHSHLGSMKDFSVTFGHCPEITVYTSCCYFPSAGQLPGLWADHRKSLLSMLVEVHKGVHGFVQDKSGKAISKATIVLNEGLRVYTKEGGYFHVLLAPGLHNINAIADGYQQKHMKVLVRHDAPSSVFIVFDMENRIFGLPRELVVTVAGASMSALVLTACIIWCVCSIKSNRHKDGFHRLRQHHDDYEDEIRMMSTGSKKSLLSHEFQDETDTEEETLYSSKH from the exons aTGGCGGGCGCAGCGCGGGGGCTGCACCGGGCGCTGCTCTGGGCGGCTTTATCCGTgtgcctgctgccagagcctcTCCGTGCCGCTCATATCAAGAaagcggaggcggcggcggccggaggagggggtggtggtggtgggggtgtggggggggagcTGCGGTACCTGCACGCCGCCGAGCTGGGCCAGGCGCTGCGGGACCTGGTGGCCGaagcccccccggggctggcccGGCTCTTCAGCATCGGCCGCTCGGTGGAGGGGAGGCCGCTGTGGGTGCTGCGCCTGACGGCCGGGCTGCCCGAGCTGCCCGAGGCCCGGCAGGAcggggagaagaagaaaaaggaggaggaggaggaggagggggaggaagaagc gggggggggggcgctgcccGGCCGGCCGCAGGTGAAGCTGGTGGGGAACATGCACGGGGACGAGCCCCTGGCCCGGCCGCTGCTGCTGCGCCTGGCCCAGGAGCTGGTGCGGGGCTGGGCCGGAGGGGACGAGCGGCTGGGCCGCCTGCTCAACACCACCGACCTGTACCTGCTGCCCAGCCTCAACCCCGACGGCTTCGAGCGTGCCCGAGAGGGAGActgcggaggaggaggaggaggtgaaggaggaggagagccgGGGGGCCGGGAGAACAGCCGCGGCCGGGACCTCAACCGCAGCTTCCCCGATCAGTTTGGGAGCGCCCAGCCCGACCTGGAGCCAGTGCCCGAGGTGCGAGCCCTCATCGCCTGGATGCGGCGCAACAA GTTCCTGCTCTCCGGCAATCTTCACGGCGGCTCAGTGGTTGCAAGCTATCCCTACGATGACTCTCCCACGCACAGGCCCACGGGAGTCTACAGTAAATCAGCTGATGACGAAGTGTTCAAATATTTGGCCAAAGCTTACGCCTCACATCACCCCATCATGAGGACTGGCAAACCAAACTGCCCCGGCGAGGAGGGGGAGACCTTCCAAGACGGCATCACGAACGGTGCCCAGTGGTACGATGTGGAAG GTGGGATGCAGGACTACAACTACGTGTGGGCCAACTGCTTTGAGATCACCTTGGAGCTGTCCTGCTGCAAATACCCACCGACCTccgagctgcagcaggagtggGAAAACAACCGGGAGTCTCTCCTTACTTTCATTGAGAAG GTCCACATCGGTGTGAAGGGCTTTGTCAGGGATGCGATCACTGGGACTGGCCTGGAGAACGCGACCATTGTCGTTGCCGGCATCGCTCATAACATCACGGCGGGCAAATTCGGTGACTACCACCGGCTGCTCGTGCCTGGGACCTACAACGTGACCGCAGTTGTGATGGG tTACGCACCAGTGACCAAAGAGAACATTGAGGTGAAGGAGGGAGATGCAACAGTAGTGGATTTCTCCTTGCAGCCAACCGTGGTGGCACCAGACCCTAACCTCACGCAGTTCACCGCGACGCCTGCTCCTCCATCCACCCTCACGCCCTCTGTTGCGCAGGCAGAGCCCCCGGCCACAACCTCTCTCCACCGAGCAGTCCAACCCGTGGACTTTCGCCACCATCACTTCTCGGACATGGAGATCTTCCTGCGGCGGTACGCCAACGAGTACCCCAGCATCACCCGCCTCTACTCTGTGGGCAAGTCGGTGGAGCTGCGGGAGCTCTACGTCATGGAGATCTCGGACAACCCCGGCGTCCATGAAGCAG GTGAGCCAGAGTTCAAGTATATTGGTAACATGCATGGGAATGAAGTTGTGGGGCGAGAGCTGCTCCTGAACCTCATCGAGTACCTCTGCAAGAACTTCGGCACAGATCCCGAAGTGACTGACTTGGTCCAGAACACGCGGATCCACATCATGCCGTCCATGAACCCAGATGGCTACGAGAAGTCCCAGGAAG gaGACAGAGGAGGCACCGTTGGcagaaataacagcaacaactaCGACCTGAACCGGAACTTCCCAGATCAGTTCTTCCAGGTGACAGACCCTCCGCAGCCAGAAACTCTTGCTGTCATGAGCTGGTTGAAGACTTACCCGTTCGTGCTTTCAGCAAACCTGCATGGAG GTTCTCTGGTGGTTAATTACCCCTTTGATGACGATGAACAAGGAATAGCCATATACAGTAAATCCCCAGACGATGCTGTGTTTCAGCAGCTGGCACTTTCCTACTCCAAG gaaaacaaaaagatgtatCAGGGAAGCCCTTGTAAGGATTTGTACCCCACAGAGTACTTTCCACATGGCATCACGAACGGGGCCCAGTGGTACAACGTTCCAG GTGGGATGCAGGACTGGAATTACTTAAATACAAACTGCTTTGAAGTGACCATTGAACTGGGCTGTGTGAAATACCCaaaagcagaggagctgctgaagtACTGGGAGCAGAACCGTAGATCTCTCCTCCAGTTCATTAAACAG GTTCACCGCGGCATCTGGGGATTTGTGCTGGATGCCACGGACGGAAGGGGCATTCTCAACGCCACCATCAGCGTCGCCGACATCAACCACCCCGTGACCACCTACAAAGACGGGGACTACTGGCGCCTCTTGGTCCAGGGGACGTACAAAGTCACAGCATCTGCCCGAGG GTATGATCCAGTCACTAAAACGGTGGAAGTCGACAGCAAAGGTGGGGTGCAGGTCAACTTCACTCTTTCACGGACAGACGCCAAAgtggaggaggggaaggtgccGGTCCTGAACACCCCAGACACCAGCGACCCCAACGAGAAGGAGTTTGAGACTCTGATCAAAGATCTGTCTGCTGAAAACGGCCTGGAGCGCCTTCTGCTTGCCTCCTCGGGGAAAGTCTCTCCTTACCGATACCGCCCCTACAAGGACCTCTCTGAGTTCCTCCGAGGCCTCTATCTGAACTACCCGCACATCACAAATCTCACCAG CCTGGGTCAGAGTGTTGAGTTCCGTCAGATCTGGTCCCTTGAGATCTCCAACAAGCCCAACCACTCCGAGCCTGAGGAGCCCAAGATCCGCTTCGTTGCTGGTATTCATGGAAACGCCCCCGTTGGTAcggagctgctcctggcactGGCAGAATTTCTTTGCATGAACTACAAGAAGAACTCTGCTGTTACGAAG CTGATTGACCGGACGCGGATTGTGATTGTGCCTTCCCTGAATCCAGATGGACGTGAGGTAGCGCAGGAGAGAGGCTGCACCTCGAAGATAGGCCACGCTAATGCTCATGGCAGAGATCTGGACACAGACTTCACAA GCAATTACTCCCGGTACTCAGGGACACGAGAGCCTGAGACCAAAGCCATCATAGAGAACTTGATACTGAAGCAGGATTTCAGCCTCTCTGTCGCACTAGATGGCGGATCTCTACTTGTCACTTACCCATTTGATAAGCCAGCACAGACAG TGGAGAACAAAGAAACGCTGAAGCATTTGGCATCTGTATATGCAAACAACCATCCATTGATGCATTTGGGCCAGCCAGGCTGTCCAAATAAGTCAG ATGAGAATATTCCTGGGGGTGTGATCCGTGGCTCTGAATGGCACAGTCACCTGGGAAGTATGAAG GATTTCAGTGTTACGTTTGGTCATTGTCCTGAGATTACAGTTTATACCAGCTGCTGTTACTTCCCCAGCGCAGGGCAGCTCCCTGGCTTGTGGGCAGACCACAGGAAGTCTCTGCTTAGCATGCTTGTGGAG gtTCATAAGGGAGTCCACGGATTTGTCCAGGACAAGAGTGGCAAGGCAATTTCTAAAGCTACCATTGTCCTTAATGAAGGCTTGAGGGTTTACACTAAAGAAGGTGGCTATTTCCATGTGCTGTTGGCTCCTGGTTTGCATAACATCAATGCGATAGCAGATGGGTACCAACAGAAGCATATGAAG GTCTTGGTACGCCACGATGCACCCAGCTCTGTGTTCATTGTATTTGACATGGAAAACAGGATATTTGGTCTGCCTCGAGAGCTGGTTGTAACTGTTGCAG GTGCAAGTATGTCTGCTTTGGTCCTCACTGCCTGTATCATCTGGTGTGTCTGCTCAATCAAGTCCAACAGACACAAAGACGGCTTCCACCGCCTCCGACAGCACCACGACGATTACGAGGATGAAATCCGCATGATGTCCACTGGCTCAAAGAAATCCCTTTTGAGCCACGAATTCCAGGATGAAACAGACACTGAAGAAGAAACATTATACTCCAGCAAACACTGA